In a single window of the Planctomycetaceae bacterium genome:
- a CDS encoding response regulator transcription factor: MARLLVVEDQAALLQSLRRGLEEEGHAVFTAMGGTEAYMIATREPLDAVILDLALPDGDGLSTMRRLRDEGFVKPIIIVTARDSVQDRIIGLDSGADDYLVKPFSFDELLARLRALLRRNFTDNETVLRYDNLEIDLLARTVKRDGEVITLTQRQFDLLEYLMHRCSQVVSREMIARDVWKAATATWTNVIDVQINQLRKRIERPHWKTVLHTVRGEGYRLGDSP, translated from the coding sequence ATGGCCCGATTGTTAGTTGTTGAAGACCAGGCAGCTCTGCTGCAAAGCCTCCGCCGAGGGCTGGAAGAGGAAGGACACGCAGTCTTCACCGCCATGGGAGGCACCGAAGCCTATATGATTGCGACGCGAGAGCCGTTGGACGCTGTCATCCTGGATTTAGCGCTGCCTGATGGAGATGGGCTGAGTACCATGCGACGGCTTCGCGACGAAGGTTTTGTGAAACCCATCATAATTGTGACGGCCCGCGATTCGGTTCAGGATCGCATCATCGGTCTCGACAGCGGTGCAGATGATTACCTTGTCAAACCGTTTTCTTTTGACGAACTGCTTGCGCGACTTCGAGCGCTGCTGCGGAGAAATTTCACGGACAATGAAACAGTCCTGCGATACGACAATCTGGAGATCGACCTGCTGGCGCGGACTGTCAAACGGGACGGCGAAGTGATCACACTGACACAAAGACAGTTCGACCTTCTGGAGTACCTGATGCATCGGTGCAGCCAGGTTGTTTCGCGGGAAATGATCGCGCGCGATGTCTGGAAGGCCGCGACTGCTACATGGACCAATGTTATCGATGTTCAGATCAATCAGCTGAGGAAACGGATCGAACGTCCGCACTGGAAAACCGTGCTGCATACTGTGCGAGGTGAGGGGTATCGACTGGGAGATTCTCCTTGA
- a CDS encoding cupin domain-containing protein: protein MPRPSRIEPVLIRPEEWLKNSSPPLGSQEGHHFGVDCVVIRYSTDVIGEGPNLHVHPYDEIFHILEGRAQFTVGDRQFEATAGSLVIGPANVPHAYKNLGPGRLDSVDFHLSPEWIQYDLPRDGESLSAPALS, encoded by the coding sequence ATGCCGAGACCCAGCAGGATCGAACCCGTTCTGATTCGCCCCGAAGAGTGGCTTAAGAATTCCAGCCCGCCGCTGGGTTCTCAGGAAGGCCATCACTTCGGCGTTGATTGCGTCGTCATTCGTTACAGCACGGACGTGATCGGGGAGGGGCCCAACCTGCACGTGCATCCGTACGACGAAATCTTTCATATCCTGGAGGGACGTGCTCAATTTACAGTGGGCGATCGACAGTTCGAAGCGACCGCCGGGTCGCTCGTCATTGGTCCAGCGAACGTGCCGCATGCTTACAAGAATCTCGGCCCCGGTCGTCTGGATTCCGTGGATTTCCACCTCAGCCCGGAATGGATCCAATACGACCTGCCGCGTGATGGCGAGTCGCTGAGCGCTCCGGCGCTTTCATAG
- a CDS encoding TspO/MBR family protein: protein MTWIEWYNSLEKPSWTPEPSTIGTIWQILYPIILITFGFLFVQAIRKKVPWMVALPFAINLVANLIFTPIQFGLRNLPLAALDIVIVWATIIWMMAAIWKHYKWVAVAQVPYFVWVSIASVLQLSMTLWNRGR from the coding sequence ATGACCTGGATCGAATGGTACAACAGCCTTGAAAAACCGTCGTGGACGCCGGAGCCATCGACCATTGGGACGATCTGGCAGATTCTTTACCCGATCATCCTGATCACGTTCGGCTTCCTGTTTGTGCAGGCCATCAGGAAGAAGGTGCCGTGGATGGTGGCTCTGCCGTTCGCCATCAACCTCGTGGCAAACCTGATCTTTACGCCAATTCAATTCGGGCTTCGGAACCTGCCGTTGGCGGCTTTGGACATTGTGATCGTTTGGGCGACAATCATCTGGATGATGGCAGCGATTTGGAAGCACTACAAATGGGTCGCTGTGGCACAGGTGCCGTATTTTGTCTGGGTGTCGATTGCCAGTGTCCTGCAACTGTCGATGACATTGTGGAACCGGGGACGGTGA
- a CDS encoding exo-alpha-sialidase, whose protein sequence is MPEGHDLVIGDVCPQWHAATGVVLAHGKTFGFDKGVKENRGYERVSYAVYSPRTKQWSGLNLLELPDKDHEGNRILEPNSGCNQRFDLPNGEVLLPIRYRKDPKSRQYTTIVARCRFDGEKLTYIEHGSELTFAGRRGLYEPSVIGHGGRFYLTMRADESAFVSVSDDGLNYSEPAEWKFDDGEILGSYNAQQHWITHDEALYLAYTRRGANNDHVFRNRAPLFIARVDPDALRVIRSTERVLMSETGLDLAGGFGVVDFSPAETWVVSTEMAFPEERRSEPNRIRLSRIIWQEANR, encoded by the coding sequence ATGCCGGAAGGTCACGACCTGGTCATCGGCGACGTTTGCCCTCAATGGCACGCTGCCACCGGTGTCGTGCTGGCTCATGGAAAGACCTTTGGCTTTGACAAAGGCGTCAAAGAGAACCGGGGATATGAACGCGTTTCTTATGCCGTCTACTCGCCGCGTACGAAACAGTGGAGTGGCCTGAATCTGCTGGAACTGCCCGACAAAGATCACGAAGGCAATCGGATTCTCGAACCAAACTCAGGCTGCAATCAGCGATTCGATTTGCCCAACGGTGAAGTCCTGCTGCCGATTCGTTACCGCAAGGATCCAAAGTCGCGACAATACACGACAATCGTTGCACGCTGTCGCTTTGACGGAGAGAAGCTGACGTACATTGAACACGGTTCTGAGCTGACGTTCGCTGGTCGACGTGGACTCTACGAACCATCCGTGATCGGGCATGGTGGCCGATTCTATCTCACCATGAGAGCGGATGAATCTGCGTTCGTTTCTGTAAGCGACGATGGTTTGAACTACTCAGAACCAGCTGAGTGGAAATTCGACGACGGCGAGATTCTTGGCAGCTACAACGCTCAGCAGCACTGGATCACCCACGACGAAGCATTGTACCTGGCCTACACGCGTCGTGGTGCCAACAATGATCACGTCTTTCGCAACCGCGCTCCGTTGTTCATCGCAAGGGTCGATCCGGATGCGCTCCGTGTGATCCGCTCGACGGAGCGGGTACTGATGTCCGAAACCGGACTGGATCTGGCTGGCGGCTTTGGAGTGGTGGATTTCAGTCCAGCGGAAACCTGGGTTGTCAGCACCGAAATGGCGTTCCCTGAGGAACGCAGATCCGAACCAAACAGAATTCGGCTTTCTCGAATCATCTGGCAGGAAGCAAATCGGTGA
- a CDS encoding peroxidase-related enzyme (This protein belongs to a clade of uncharacterized proteins related to peroxidases such as the alkylhydroperoxidase AhpD.), with product MSRIHQISPENATGKSAELFTAVKGKLGMVPNMMRAIGNSPAALGAYLQFSGGLAGGSLSNQEREQIALAVGEANQCDYCLAAHSALGKMAGLSLDQIRDARQGSAVDSRSDSLIRFARKLVDERGHVTTEDLQELRDQGFTDGDVAEVVANVALNIFTNYFNHVADPDIDFPAAECLNCKVA from the coding sequence ATGTCCCGAATTCATCAAATCTCTCCCGAAAACGCCACCGGCAAATCTGCTGAACTGTTCACTGCCGTGAAAGGGAAGCTCGGTATGGTCCCCAACATGATGCGTGCGATCGGCAACTCGCCTGCCGCGCTGGGGGCGTATCTGCAGTTCAGCGGCGGGCTGGCCGGCGGATCGTTGTCGAATCAGGAACGCGAGCAGATCGCCCTGGCGGTCGGCGAGGCAAACCAATGCGACTATTGTCTCGCGGCCCATTCGGCCCTCGGCAAGATGGCTGGCCTCAGCCTCGATCAGATCCGTGACGCGCGACAGGGTTCGGCAGTCGACTCCAGAAGTGACTCTCTGATTCGCTTCGCTCGAAAGTTGGTCGACGAACGTGGCCATGTCACTACTGAAGACCTGCAGGAGCTGCGTGACCAGGGCTTCACCGATGGTGATGTTGCCGAAGTGGTGGCGAATGTTGCATTGAACATTTTCACCAACTACTTCAATCACGTCGCTGATCCCGATATCGACTTTCCAGCAGCAGAATGCCTCAACTGCAAAGTCGCCTGA
- a CDS encoding DUF1559 domain-containing protein, with product MMSSQQSRKPAGFVPRLRRGFTLIELMVVISIIAMLVSLMAPAVLQAVARSRQLQCMNNLRQISVAIHSFHCTNRRLPEGNQPNRLWTFQSRLLPFLGRSDLSDRIDFSFPDYCFFYRYKDEEGFEPQSVVLNTFSCPSDPNSGSICETYASTHGRHAVNNYLGIIGSAPEAGDGLLYSGSRICLEDVRDGTTNTLILGERGLPSDLQLGWSICAGGEKPDYSGNQDNVLSTEAPLAEGSDDGTHNNHFWSHHAGSVVFAFADGSVKPLSTTISHPVFQSLSTRSKGDNVSF from the coding sequence ATGATGTCATCACAGCAAAGCCGGAAGCCAGCTGGATTTGTCCCTCGGCTTCGTCGAGGCTTCACGCTGATCGAATTAATGGTTGTGATCTCCATCATTGCAATGCTTGTTTCATTGATGGCACCCGCTGTGCTTCAGGCAGTTGCCCGGTCGCGGCAGCTGCAATGCATGAACAATCTGCGGCAAATCAGCGTTGCCATTCATTCGTTTCACTGCACGAACCGACGATTACCCGAGGGCAATCAGCCCAATCGATTGTGGACATTCCAGTCGCGACTGTTGCCGTTTCTTGGGCGATCCGACCTGTCAGACAGAATCGATTTCAGCTTTCCCGATTACTGCTTCTTCTACCGGTACAAAGACGAAGAGGGCTTCGAACCTCAGTCTGTGGTGTTGAATACGTTTTCCTGCCCTTCCGACCCAAACTCCGGAAGCATATGCGAGACGTATGCATCCACCCACGGCCGTCATGCCGTAAACAATTATCTGGGCATCATCGGTTCGGCTCCGGAAGCCGGAGATGGTCTGCTCTACAGCGGCAGTCGCATCTGCCTGGAAGACGTCAGGGACGGGACCACCAATACGCTGATTCTGGGAGAACGCGGGCTGCCGTCCGATCTGCAACTGGGATGGTCTATCTGTGCCGGCGGCGAAAAACCTGACTATTCAGGAAATCAGGACAATGTACTGAGCACTGAGGCTCCTCTGGCAGAAGGCTCCGACGATGGCACACATAACAATCATTTCTGGAGTCATCACGCTGGATCTGTAGTCTTTGCCTTCGCCGATGGTTCCGTGAAGCCACTTTCCACAACAATCAGTCATCCGGTCTTCCAGTCACTTTCCACGCGCAGCAAAGGGGACAACGTGTCGTTTTGA
- a CDS encoding CPXCG motif-containing cysteine-rich protein — MKVLFLHGWHSVPGGVKPTCLKDAGHQVINPALDDDDFDAAVRTAQAEYEQHQPDVIVGSSRGGSIAMNIDSGGIPLVLLCPAWKNWGTAKIIKPNSVILHSRQDDVIPFTDSMELVAKSGLPAEALIEVGNDHRLADPEPLSVMLWACRLLAAGKKLPWLDDDQQSTVVFNSNSKSTAQEEASYVCDACGEEIVIPLDLTEGPSQSYVEDCPVCCRSNTIHIQIDDDGEVHIRAEPEQDYD, encoded by the coding sequence ATGAAGGTCCTTTTTCTCCATGGCTGGCACAGCGTTCCGGGTGGTGTCAAACCGACCTGCCTCAAAGACGCCGGGCACCAAGTCATTAATCCGGCTCTCGATGACGACGACTTCGATGCCGCCGTCCGTACTGCCCAGGCCGAATATGAACAGCACCAGCCCGATGTGATTGTCGGTTCTTCACGTGGCGGTTCCATCGCGATGAACATCGATTCCGGTGGCATACCGCTCGTTCTCTTGTGTCCCGCCTGGAAGAACTGGGGAACCGCAAAAATCATAAAGCCGAATTCCGTGATTCTGCATTCACGGCAGGATGATGTAATCCCATTCACCGACTCCATGGAACTTGTCGCAAAGAGTGGACTTCCTGCAGAAGCATTGATCGAAGTTGGAAATGACCATCGGTTGGCTGATCCTGAACCGCTTTCTGTTATGTTGTGGGCGTGTCGTCTGTTGGCGGCGGGTAAGAAACTACCCTGGTTAGATGACGATCAGCAATCCACAGTTGTCTTTAACAGCAACAGCAAATCAACCGCACAGGAAGAGGCCAGTTACGTCTGTGATGCCTGCGGTGAGGAAATTGTGATCCCACTGGATCTGACCGAGGGACCAAGTCAGAGTTACGTTGAAGATTGTCCGGTCTGTTGTCGATCCAACACGATTCATATTCAGATCGATGATGATGGGGAAGTTCATATCCGGGCCGAACCGGAACAGGACTACGATTGA
- a CDS encoding sigma 54-interacting transcriptional regulator: protein MSLQKHAIFGDPTEILLAISGKHHLPELLPLAVRLLAPDEQVALVRIWLVRSPEEGDCLNCPMAGECHHRQRCLHLVASYGHPLHDNQHWERTTGDFRRMPMAVRKIGHIAATGETVQIDDVSADSPWIARPDWVRDEAVRSFFGLPLRYRDETLGVLALFSRKQMAVSCCDWLRMIADHLAAAIANARAVDEIEMLKARLEQENEYLREEVEVASMGELVGNSPALQMISQQIDLVAPTDSSVLILGESGTGKELIARELHRRSNRSERPLIKVNCAAVPRELYESEFFGHSKGSFTGALRDRAGRFELADGGTLFLDEIGEIPLDLQAKLLRVLQEGELERIGEEQTRRLNVRIIAATNRNLRQESSEGRFRQDLFYRLSVFPIELTPLRERVQDIPLLAEHFLQRFTRQLGRRPLKLTLANVQQLQRYRWPGNVRELQHVLERAVIISTDSKLRFDLPDEPSSLLSKKATPANADPSKRVLKEHVLTEQQVRNFEKENICRALEATGGKIYGTGGAAELLGLKPTTLLSRIRAFGIRN, encoded by the coding sequence ATGAGCCTTCAGAAACATGCGATATTCGGCGACCCGACCGAGATCCTGCTGGCGATTTCCGGCAAACACCATCTGCCGGAACTGCTGCCTCTGGCGGTAAGGCTGCTGGCACCCGACGAGCAGGTTGCACTGGTCCGAATCTGGCTGGTACGCTCGCCGGAAGAAGGTGATTGCCTGAACTGTCCGATGGCTGGCGAGTGCCATCATCGTCAGCGATGTTTGCATCTTGTTGCCAGCTACGGCCACCCACTCCATGACAATCAACACTGGGAACGGACGACAGGCGACTTCCGTCGCATGCCGATGGCGGTACGCAAGATTGGTCACATTGCGGCGACGGGGGAGACGGTTCAGATCGACGACGTCTCGGCCGACTCACCCTGGATCGCACGTCCTGACTGGGTACGCGATGAAGCGGTCCGATCGTTCTTTGGCTTGCCGCTTCGGTATCGTGATGAAACGCTTGGAGTCCTGGCGTTGTTCTCCCGCAAGCAGATGGCTGTTTCCTGCTGTGACTGGCTGCGGATGATTGCCGATCACCTGGCCGCCGCGATCGCCAACGCTCGGGCGGTCGATGAGATTGAGATGCTGAAAGCGAGGCTCGAACAAGAGAATGAGTACTTGCGCGAGGAGGTTGAAGTCGCATCGATGGGTGAACTGGTAGGCAACAGCCCGGCGCTGCAGATGATCAGTCAGCAGATTGACCTGGTGGCTCCCACGGATTCTTCGGTCCTGATACTGGGTGAAAGCGGGACGGGAAAGGAGCTGATCGCACGGGAACTCCATCGACGCAGCAACCGCTCCGAACGTCCGTTGATCAAGGTAAACTGTGCGGCTGTTCCTCGGGAATTATACGAGAGCGAGTTTTTTGGTCACTCCAAAGGATCGTTCACAGGTGCGTTGCGAGATCGTGCCGGTCGATTCGAGCTGGCTGATGGCGGCACACTGTTTCTGGATGAGATTGGGGAGATTCCACTGGATCTGCAGGCAAAACTATTGAGGGTCCTGCAGGAGGGCGAACTGGAACGGATCGGTGAAGAACAGACGCGGCGTTTGAATGTGCGAATCATTGCCGCCACCAATCGCAATCTCCGTCAGGAGTCTTCGGAGGGACGATTCCGCCAGGATCTGTTTTATCGACTCAGTGTTTTTCCAATCGAGCTGACACCGCTGCGTGAGCGAGTGCAGGACATTCCGTTGCTGGCGGAGCATTTCCTGCAGCGGTTTACTCGTCAGCTGGGACGCAGACCGCTGAAACTGACATTGGCAAACGTGCAACAATTGCAGCGGTATCGCTGGCCGGGAAACGTTCGAGAGTTGCAACACGTCCTGGAACGGGCGGTCATCATTTCCACCGACAGCAAGTTGAGATTCGATTTACCGGATGAGCCATCGTCGCTGCTGTCAAAGAAGGCGACTCCGGCGAATGCTGACCCGTCAAAACGGGTGTTGAAGGAACATGTGTTGACGGAGCAGCAGGTGCGAAACTTCGAGAAGGAAAACATCTGTCGCGCGCTGGAGGCAACCGGCGGCAAGATCTATGGCACGGGCGGTGCAGCAGAACTGCTGGGGCTGAAACCGACAACGCTATTGTCCAGGATCCGAGCTTTCGGAATCCGAAATTAA
- a CDS encoding calcium-binding protein, whose product MRHLNWLASVRDRISFAKTTRRRKRVSTVQARSVTLESRILLSASAAFDATTGELTVDSDAADTLEINTDSSGHVTLNNLIVSSGASPLNASDVDSITVNGGAGDNRIDLHNVTAASFPSVQRVSIFGNEGNDYITGSALSDEIHGGNGDDALVGGDGDDNISGDAGNDRIWGDAGDDTLQGGVGDDILIGAEGNDTEFGGDGSDRLFGGAGSDSLNGGAGLDRIHGNEGSDNLQGGDGTDYLYGGADDDQLNGNAGDDIEYGGAGNDMIEGGGGNDRLFGEDGNDRLWGNDGDDVLDAGTGDDSISGGAGDDAGYGGAGVDRIAGGIGNDRLFGQDGNDTLWGEDGLDEIHGGIGNDLIYGGTSDDRLYGDAGQDKVFGDAGADDLYGGMDDDRLYGGDDNDTLRGEAGNDLEYGGSGVDSILGGAGDDRLFGEGDNDRLWGESGNDMLDGGSGDDNLSGGVGNDSEYGGDGLDRIAGGAGNDRLFGNDGNDTLWGEDGLDEIRGGQGNDIEYGGSGDDRLYGDDGADRMWGDDGADDLRGGTGNDLISGGLGDDSLHGNAGADHLYGDDGNDIEYGGYGTDQLSGGAGSDELFGESGNDLIQGGSGDDSLDGGFGDDVLNGEEGNDTEHGGSGNDSIQGGVGDDSLYGDDGDDTVHGDDGRDTLFGGTGLDDLLGGLGLDDIDGRGDGDGDHEDGNDHDGNHTGGNDD is encoded by the coding sequence ATGCGACATCTCAACTGGTTGGCGTCGGTCCGGGACCGAATTTCATTTGCGAAAACTACTCGTCGTCGAAAGAGAGTATCAACGGTTCAGGCACGCTCTGTGACCCTGGAGTCTCGGATCCTGTTGAGCGCTTCTGCTGCATTCGATGCGACGACCGGTGAACTGACGGTTGACAGTGACGCGGCAGATACGCTGGAGATCAATACCGATTCTTCAGGACATGTAACCCTCAACAATCTGATTGTCTCCAGTGGGGCATCACCACTCAATGCTTCGGACGTTGATTCCATTACAGTCAATGGCGGTGCAGGGGACAATCGGATCGATCTTCACAATGTGACGGCCGCATCATTTCCCTCTGTTCAGCGAGTAAGCATCTTTGGTAATGAAGGCAATGACTATATCACCGGCAGCGCACTGAGTGATGAGATTCATGGAGGAAACGGAGATGATGCATTAGTTGGGGGTGATGGAGACGACAACATTTCCGGGGATGCCGGAAACGATCGCATCTGGGGCGACGCAGGAGATGATACGCTGCAGGGCGGTGTCGGAGATGACATTCTGATTGGTGCAGAGGGGAATGACACAGAATTCGGCGGAGATGGCTCTGATCGGCTATTCGGCGGTGCAGGAAGTGACAGCCTGAATGGAGGCGCCGGACTGGATCGCATCCATGGCAACGAAGGTTCAGACAACCTTCAGGGAGGAGACGGCACGGACTATCTTTACGGAGGCGCTGACGACGATCAGCTGAACGGGAATGCGGGTGACGACATTGAATATGGCGGCGCCGGAAACGACATGATCGAAGGCGGAGGCGGTAATGATCGACTGTTCGGCGAAGACGGAAACGATCGCCTCTGGGGGAACGACGGAGATGACGTGCTGGATGCCGGAACCGGTGACGATTCGATCAGCGGTGGTGCGGGCGACGATGCCGGATATGGTGGTGCCGGGGTCGATCGAATAGCCGGGGGCATCGGAAACGACCGTCTGTTTGGACAGGATGGCAATGATACGCTTTGGGGTGAAGACGGCCTGGATGAAATCCATGGCGGCATTGGCAACGACCTGATCTACGGCGGAACCAGTGATGACCGTCTGTATGGTGATGCCGGCCAGGACAAGGTATTCGGCGACGCGGGTGCAGATGATCTCTATGGAGGTATGGACGACGATCGTTTGTACGGCGGTGATGATAATGACACGCTCCGAGGTGAAGCGGGCAATGATCTGGAATACGGCGGCTCCGGCGTAGACAGCATCCTCGGAGGTGCCGGAGATGACCGGCTCTTCGGGGAGGGAGACAACGACCGGTTGTGGGGCGAATCGGGCAACGACATGCTCGATGGTGGTTCTGGAGACGACAATCTTAGCGGTGGTGTTGGCAACGATTCTGAATATGGTGGCGACGGGCTGGACCGGATCGCGGGTGGAGCAGGCAACGACCGACTTTTTGGCAACGATGGCAACGATACGCTTTGGGGCGAAGACGGTCTGGATGAAATTCGGGGCGGTCAGGGAAATGACATCGAGTATGGCGGTTCCGGGGATGATCGCCTGTACGGTGACGACGGCGCCGACCGAATGTGGGGCGATGATGGAGCGGATGATCTCCGGGGTGGAACCGGGAATGATTTGATTTCCGGCGGTCTGGGCGATGACAGTCTGCACGGCAATGCCGGGGCAGATCATCTGTATGGTGACGACGGCAACGACATCGAATACGGGGGATACGGTACAGATCAACTTTCCGGAGGCGCCGGAAGTGACGAACTCTTCGGTGAAAGCGGTAATGATCTGATTCAGGGCGGCTCTGGTGATGACTCGCTCGACGGCGGCTTTGGTGATGACGTCCTGAATGGTGAAGAAGGCAACGACACAGAACACGGCGGGAGCGGAAATGACTCCATCCAGGGCGGTGTTGGTGATGATTCGCTCTACGGTGATGACGGCGACGATACCGTCCACGGAGACGACGGACGGGATACGCTGTTCGGTGGTACGGGCCTGGATGATCTGCTTGGTGGCCTGGGACTCGATGACATCGACGGGCGCGGCGACGGAGACGGAGATCACGAAGACGGCAACGACCATGATGGCAATCACACCGGCGGTAACGACGACTAG
- a CDS encoding nuclear transport factor 2 family protein, translating into MPSPLSILPPFNLRSALAKVQAAENAWNSQDPVRIAQAYSIDTEWRNRDQFVCGRDQIVEFLTQKWQRELDYRLVKSLWAFTGNRIAVRFQYEYRLADGGWYRAYGNENWEFDADGLMRRREASINDVAIDSRDRRFTWASGSPRPAVGFEIEELR; encoded by the coding sequence ATGCCCAGCCCACTTTCGATTCTGCCCCCTTTCAACCTCCGGTCGGCGTTGGCGAAAGTTCAGGCGGCCGAGAACGCCTGGAATTCGCAGGACCCCGTTCGTATTGCGCAAGCCTACTCGATCGATACCGAGTGGCGCAATCGCGATCAGTTTGTCTGTGGACGTGATCAGATCGTTGAATTCCTGACGCAGAAGTGGCAACGTGAACTGGACTATCGCCTCGTCAAATCGTTGTGGGCGTTTACCGGAAATCGCATCGCTGTTCGATTCCAGTACGAGTATCGATTGGCCGATGGCGGTTGGTACCGAGCCTACGGAAACGAGAACTGGGAATTCGATGCCGATGGCTTGATGCGGCGTCGGGAAGCCAGCATCAACGACGTGGCGATCGATTCACGCGATCGCAGATTTACCTGGGCTTCTGGTTCACCTCGACCCGCAGTGGGTTTCGAAATCGAAGAGCTGCGATGA
- a CDS encoding alpha/beta hydrolase-fold protein — MTPGILAAIVAISTISTAAFSPAQQRGREIKWVNADIADMKGLTHHVLNSQSMGHEVGYVVWTPPEYDQDRQTRYPVVYFLHGAGGSEKSDSAGFSSRVSAAIRSGKFPSAICVFPNGGMSGYRNDVESMIVDELIPRIDRSYRTLPAAESRVVCGFSMGGAGSVHLSLRHPDLFCAAGSWGGALSFRGRADESPLLEIAKENAGQLKTHQYALLTINGDQDRPDAFQPLKEILTSQGISHHVITLKDTNHNLGKYYELGGDAMLEFLAERLSADEPFQIEESVIAQSHGELHWSQSRPALIPGNPQSGDCDDTGDRAARFPWLPQRVFYRNDGRCEILERTEGDHQSSPSLDAGRSRPGHRRRLPSMARCHRCRAGSWKDLWL, encoded by the coding sequence ATGACTCCCGGTATACTCGCAGCAATCGTTGCGATCTCAACCATCTCGACGGCAGCATTCTCTCCGGCTCAACAGCGGGGGCGTGAGATCAAGTGGGTGAATGCGGACATCGCCGACATGAAGGGACTGACTCATCATGTCCTGAACAGCCAATCGATGGGGCACGAGGTTGGATACGTTGTCTGGACGCCGCCGGAATACGATCAGGATAGGCAGACACGTTACCCCGTCGTCTATTTCCTGCACGGCGCCGGTGGATCAGAGAAATCAGATTCCGCCGGATTCTCTTCACGTGTGTCTGCCGCGATCCGGTCAGGCAAATTTCCTTCGGCCATTTGCGTCTTTCCGAATGGTGGAATGAGCGGCTACCGAAACGATGTCGAGTCGATGATCGTTGACGAACTGATTCCGCGGATCGACCGTAGTTATCGCACGCTACCTGCGGCTGAGTCTCGCGTTGTCTGCGGCTTTTCGATGGGTGGTGCTGGTTCGGTGCATCTGTCGTTGCGTCATCCTGATCTGTTTTGTGCTGCTGGCAGCTGGGGCGGCGCTCTGTCATTTCGTGGCCGCGCTGATGAAAGTCCGCTGCTGGAAATCGCCAAAGAGAACGCTGGTCAGCTGAAAACACATCAGTACGCGTTGTTGACCATCAATGGCGATCAGGACCGACCGGATGCCTTTCAGCCACTGAAAGAAATCCTGACGTCGCAGGGGATCTCGCATCACGTGATCACTTTGAAGGACACCAACCACAACCTCGGCAAGTACTACGAACTCGGCGGGGATGCGATGCTGGAGTTTCTGGCAGAACGGCTATCAGCAGATGAGCCGTTTCAGATAGAGGAATCTGTGATCGCACAGAGCCACGGTGAATTGCACTGGTCGCAATCACGTCCTGCACTCATTCCAGGCAATCCCCAGTCGGGTGATTGTGACGACACAGGAGATCGAGCGGCAAGGTTCCCATGGTTACCGCAACGTGTATTTTACAGAAACGACGGACGGTGCGAAATCTTGGAGCGAACCGAAGGAGATCATCAGTCTTCGCCGTCGCTCGATGCCGGAAGGTCACGACCTGGTCATCGGCGACGTTTGCCCTCAATGGCACGCTGCCACCGGTGTCGTGCTGGCTCATGGAAAGACCTTTGGCTTTGA